From the Butyrivibrio fibrisolvens genome, one window contains:
- a CDS encoding GTP pyrophosphokinase — translation MELKIGNEQDIHTWEQVTLVYHSALKQINTKIEIINDEFQQVHRYNPIEHIKARIKTSESIVKKLKRHGYESTIENMVKYVNDIAGIRVICSFTNDIYTIADIISNQSDIRIIAVKDYIMNPKASGYRSYHMVVTVPVYLSDRIIDTKVEIQIRTVAMDFWASLEHKIQYKFEGNAPTHINTELLECAHMVSELDARMLSLNNEILEIAEKIKNQKEE, via the coding sequence TTGGAGCTTAAAATAGGGAACGAGCAGGATATTCATACCTGGGAGCAGGTTACACTCGTCTATCATTCAGCACTTAAACAGATCAATACTAAGATAGAGATTATAAATGATGAATTTCAACAGGTTCATCGTTATAATCCTATTGAGCATATCAAGGCAAGGATCAAGACATCAGAAAGTATAGTCAAAAAATTAAAACGCCATGGCTATGAATCTACCATTGAAAATATGGTAAAATATGTCAATGATATTGCCGGCATAAGAGTAATATGCTCTTTTACAAACGATATTTATACAATCGCCGATATCATCAGCAATCAAAGCGATATAAGGATAATAGCAGTCAAGGATTATATTATGAATCCCAAGGCAAGTGGCTACAGATCCTATCATATGGTAGTCACTGTTCCGGTATACCTGTCTGATCGTATCATCGATACTAAAGTCGAAATTCAGATTAGAACAGTAGCAATGGATTTCTGGGCTTCACTTGAACACAAGATTCAGTACAAGTTTGAAGGCAACGCCCCAACTCATATTAATACAGAGCTTTTAGAATGTGCACATATGGTATCGGAGCTTGATGCCCGTATGCTTTCTCTTAACAACGAGATTTTGGAGATTGCTGAAAAGATCAAGAACCAGAAAGAGGAATAA
- a CDS encoding glycosyltransferase family 2 protein — protein MYDIDVIIPTYKPNKELFTLLDRLNEQTIKPSKIILMNTQAQELAKLISDEQLTLRYPNVTVFHLSKQEFDHGRTRHEGVLFSDAEYFMCMTQDAIPADRNLIEELVKAFDGDDQLAVSYARQIPRPDCNPEELYARKFNYSVTSIRKTLADVEKLGIKTYFCSNVCAMYKRSIYDKLGGFIRKAIFNEDMVYAGTAIKAGYATRYVPRAGVVHSHNYTCMQQFHRNFDIGVSQKDHPEIFEGLSNESEGMKMVKGTIRYLQDMHKTYRIPHYILLVGSRYVGFRLGKMYNRLPKSIVRACSLNKEYWNN, from the coding sequence ATGTATGATATTGATGTGATAATACCTACATATAAACCTAATAAAGAACTATTTACTCTCTTGGACAGGCTGAACGAGCAGACCATAAAGCCTTCAAAGATCATCCTAATGAATACGCAGGCACAGGAACTTGCAAAGCTTATAAGTGACGAGCAGCTAACGCTTAGATATCCAAATGTGACTGTTTTTCATCTGTCCAAACAGGAATTTGATCATGGACGCACAAGACATGAGGGCGTTTTGTTTTCAGATGCAGAGTACTTTATGTGTATGACACAGGATGCTATCCCTGCAGATAGAAATCTTATAGAGGAGCTTGTGAAGGCATTTGACGGTGATGATCAGCTGGCTGTCTCATATGCAAGGCAGATTCCCAGACCTGATTGTAATCCAGAAGAGCTTTATGCCAGAAAGTTCAACTATTCAGTAACCTCAATAAGGAAAACACTAGCTGATGTAGAAAAACTGGGAATCAAAACATATTTTTGCTCTAATGTATGTGCCATGTATAAGCGCAGCATATATGACAAGCTTGGAGGATTCATAAGAAAAGCTATCTTCAATGAAGATATGGTATATGCGGGAACAGCTATAAAGGCAGGATATGCGACAAGATATGTTCCTCGCGCTGGAGTTGTACATTCTCATAACTATACATGTATGCAGCAGTTCCACAGGAATTTTGACATAGGTGTATCTCAAAAAGATCATCCGGAGATATTTGAAGGATTGTCCAATGAGTCTGAAGGCATGAAAATGGTCAAAGGTACGATCAGATATCTTCAGGATATGCATAAAACTTATAGGATACCGCACTATATACTCCTTGTAGGCAGCAGGTATGTGGGATTTAGACTTGGTAAAATGTATAACAGGCTCCCCAAGAGCATTGTAAGGGCTTGTAGTCTTAATAAAGAGTACTGGAACAATTAG
- a CDS encoding LCP family protein, with the protein MSNFDNHDGRGNYNRSSNNGRPSGRTVSNGQGRPSNNGNGRPVQGSRAPQGRAPQGRYTQQGARPQGGYSQGRAPQGHGYSQGNGYQNGGYSQGRAPQGRYPQQGARPQGGYSQNGRPSSQGRGRKKNNNKTIAIIIAEILIIAILGVTAYFVFIKAGITNVTEVKVDEEELDQNIAESVKNNESMKGYWNIALFGVDSTKGILSSGTRSDCIIIASINQDTGEIKLCSVYRDTYLNQQNDKGYGKCNAAYAYGGPQQAINMLNTNLDLDITDFITIGFGGLTDIINDLGGVEIEVDDAEILHINNYQQTMAKELGISYKEVTTTGMQTLDGLQATAYCRIRYTAGNDFARAARQREVIQAIMDKAKTADTDTLTNIANKVFDEMATSLELSKIVELLGKISSYSIVAEDGFPQESMRATGKVGEASVVAPISLESNVVWLHEFLFGEEGYTCSDTVKEYSEYISGKTAGMSN; encoded by the coding sequence ATGTCTAATTTCGATAATCATGACGGAAGAGGAAATTATAACAGATCATCAAATAATGGCAGACCTTCAGGAAGGACTGTATCAAACGGGCAGGGAAGACCTTCGAATAATGGAAACGGAAGACCGGTTCAGGGTTCAAGAGCACCTCAGGGCAGAGCCCCCCAGGGAAGATATACGCAGCAGGGAGCAAGACCTCAGGGCGGATATTCTCAGGGTAGAGCACCTCAGGGACACGGTTATTCACAGGGAAATGGATATCAAAATGGTGGATATTCTCAGGGCAGAGCACCTCAGGGAAGATACCCACAGCAGGGAGCTAGACCTCAAGGCGGATATTCTCAGAATGGAAGACCTTCTTCACAGGGACGCGGAAGAAAGAAGAATAATAACAAAACTATAGCTATCATCATAGCTGAGATTCTTATAATAGCTATTCTTGGTGTAACTGCTTATTTTGTATTTATCAAAGCAGGTATTACCAACGTAACAGAAGTTAAGGTTGACGAGGAAGAGCTTGATCAGAATATCGCTGAATCAGTTAAGAACAACGAGTCGATGAAAGGCTACTGGAACATAGCACTTTTTGGTGTTGACTCAACCAAAGGAATCCTCTCATCAGGAACACGTTCTGACTGTATCATAATAGCTTCTATTAATCAGGATACAGGCGAGATCAAGCTTTGCTCAGTATATCGTGATACATATCTTAACCAGCAGAATGACAAGGGTTATGGTAAGTGTAATGCAGCATATGCTTATGGCGGACCTCAGCAGGCTATAAACATGCTCAATACTAACCTCGACCTTGATATCACAGACTTTATCACTATAGGATTTGGTGGTCTTACAGATATCATCAATGATCTGGGCGGTGTAGAAATAGAAGTTGATGATGCAGAGATACTTCATATCAACAACTATCAGCAGACAATGGCTAAAGAGCTTGGAATCTCCTACAAAGAAGTAACAACAACAGGAATGCAGACTCTAGATGGACTTCAGGCTACAGCTTACTGCCGTATCAGATATACAGCAGGTAACGACTTTGCACGTGCTGCACGTCAGAGAGAAGTTATCCAGGCTATCATGGACAAGGCTAAGACTGCAGATACAGATACTCTTACTAATATTGCCAACAAGGTATTTGATGAGATGGCAACATCACTTGAGCTTTCCAAGATAGTCGAGCTTCTTGGTAAGATAAGCAGTTATTCAATTGTTGCAGAGGACGGATTCCCTCAGGAATCAATGCGTGCAACCGGTAAAGTTGGAGAAGCAAGTGTTGTAGCACCTATCTCACTTGAATCCAATGTTGTATGGCTTCATGAATTCCTCTTTGGAGAAGAGGGCTATACCTGTTCTGACACTGTCAAGGAATATAGTGAATATATATCAGGTAAGACAGCAGGAATGTCTAACTAA
- a CDS encoding undecaprenyl-phosphate glucose phosphotransferase, translated as MIKNNQKQLNRIQVLVDAVTIVVAYVLSYYIRFYSIFVDSYELEVALPREVYFSVLYLLVPAYLVLYNITNLYTPRRSGKVGSEIRNIIEANVIGVAVFVGGLYLVHQDHFSRKLIAVFFVVNIIVMSLSRYAVRRVLRFMRKKGYNLKHVLLVGYSRSAEAYISRVEENPQWGYAINGILDNRIPVGTAYHGVRVIGTIDQLSELISANSYDEIAITLSLDHYDMLEELVACCEKSGVHTKFIPDYTSLFPSSPYTEDVEGLPVINIRYVPLTDTGNRIVKRIIDIIGALVAIICYSPVMLFAVIGIKLTSKGPIIFKQERVGLNGKNFMMYKFRTMEVQTTKEEAKGWTTKNDPRVTKIGRYLRSHNLDETPQFFNVLFGSMSLVGPRPERPQFVEKFREEIPRYMVKHQVRPGITGWAQVNGYRGDTSIRKRIDYDIYYIENWSVGFDLKILFGTFFHGKKNAY; from the coding sequence ATGATAAAGAACAATCAGAAACAGCTCAACAGGATACAGGTCCTGGTGGATGCGGTGACAATTGTTGTCGCATACGTGCTGTCATATTATATAAGGTTTTATTCCATATTTGTTGATAGCTATGAGCTTGAAGTTGCGCTTCCAAGAGAAGTCTATTTTAGCGTACTTTATCTACTGGTACCTGCTTATCTTGTCCTTTATAATATCACTAATCTGTATACGCCAAGAAGATCCGGTAAGGTTGGAAGTGAGATCCGTAACATAATAGAAGCCAATGTTATCGGTGTTGCAGTATTTGTAGGCGGTCTGTACCTGGTTCACCAGGATCACTTCTCCAGAAAACTCATTGCAGTATTTTTTGTAGTTAATATAATCGTTATGTCCTTGTCCCGATATGCAGTTCGAAGAGTTCTACGCTTTATGAGGAAAAAAGGATATAACTTAAAGCACGTACTCCTTGTTGGATATTCAAGATCTGCAGAAGCATACATCAGCAGAGTAGAAGAAAATCCTCAGTGGGGCTATGCGATAAACGGAATACTTGATAACAGGATACCTGTTGGAACTGCTTATCATGGCGTCAGAGTCATAGGAACCATCGATCAGCTTAGCGAGCTTATAAGCGCTAATTCGTACGATGAGATAGCGATAACTCTTTCACTTGATCACTACGATATGCTTGAAGAGCTTGTAGCCTGCTGTGAAAAGTCCGGAGTCCACACCAAGTTCATACCTGACTATACATCTTTATTCCCAAGCAGTCCTTATACAGAGGACGTAGAGGGACTTCCTGTTATCAATATAAGGTATGTGCCTCTTACAGATACCGGTAATAGAATAGTAAAAAGGATCATTGATATAATAGGCGCTCTTGTAGCTATCATATGCTACAGCCCTGTAATGCTCTTTGCAGTTATAGGTATTAAGCTTACTTCAAAGGGACCCATTATATTTAAACAGGAAAGAGTCGGGCTTAACGGCAAGAACTTCATGATGTACAAATTCCGTACTATGGAAGTACAGACAACCAAAGAAGAAGCTAAGGGCTGGACAACCAAAAATGATCCTAGAGTAACTAAGATAGGCAGATATCTAAGAAGTCATAACCTTGATGAAACTCCGCAGTTTTTTAATGTTCTGTTTGGATCTATGTCACTTGTGGGGCCAAGACCGGAGCGTCCGCAGTTTGTTGAGAAGTTTAGGGAAGAGATACCAAGATATATGGTCAAACACCAGGTCCGCCCAGGCATAACAGGATGGGCTCAGGTCAATGGCTATAGAGGAGATACATCAATCCGTAAGCGTATAGATTATGATATCTATTATATAGAGAACTGGTCTGTTGGCTTTGATCTCAAGATTCTTTTTGGAACTTTCTTCCATGGCAAAAAGAATGCCTATTAA
- a CDS encoding glycosyltransferase family 2 protein — protein sequence MSKTTVVIPNYNGMKYLKDCIESLLVQTLPSDIIIIDNASTDGSIDYIKENYEGELTCKDGSKISCKLVSLSSNTGFSNAVNKGIELASTEYIFLLNNDTVCRNDCIEKLENAIDHKKKAFSVQALMVSLNNPYIVDDSGDYYSAMGWAFTDGKAKPASLFSNRKSITSSCAGAAIYRKSVFDKIGGFDVLHFCYLEDVDIGIRARVYGYINFLEPAAVVLHAGSATSGSRYNEFKQKLTAGNNLYLIYKNFPFLQIVLNLPLILAGIVIKGVFFARKGLGRAYMQGLMQGISKIHKGSDKKVRFQRKNLKSLAILQIEMWINTIKRFI from the coding sequence ATGTCAAAAACAACAGTTGTCATTCCGAATTACAATGGAATGAAATATTTAAAGGACTGCATAGAATCACTTCTTGTGCAGACCTTGCCTTCGGATATTATAATCATAGATAATGCATCGACAGATGGAAGTATAGATTATATTAAAGAAAATTATGAGGGAGAACTTACCTGCAAGGATGGTTCCAAGATTAGTTGCAAACTGGTAAGTCTTTCTTCCAATACAGGCTTTTCAAACGCAGTGAACAAGGGGATAGAACTTGCTAGTACTGAGTATATATTTCTTCTTAACAATGATACTGTCTGCAGGAATGACTGCATAGAAAAACTTGAAAATGCAATAGATCATAAGAAAAAAGCTTTCTCTGTACAGGCACTTATGGTATCTTTAAATAACCCATACATAGTTGATGACAGCGGAGATTATTACAGCGCGATGGGATGGGCATTTACTGATGGTAAAGCCAAGCCTGCATCACTTTTTTCGAATAGGAAGAGTATTACATCCTCCTGCGCCGGCGCGGCTATATACAGGAAAAGTGTCTTTGACAAGATCGGCGGATTTGACGTTTTGCATTTCTGCTATCTTGAGGATGTGGACATAGGAATAAGAGCCAGAGTTTATGGATATATAAACTTTTTAGAGCCGGCAGCTGTAGTACTTCATGCAGGAAGTGCAACCTCGGGTTCAAGATATAATGAGTTCAAGCAAAAGCTTACAGCGGGCAACAATCTGTATCTTATATATAAGAATTTTCCTTTTTTGCAGATTGTATTAAATCTTCCTCTTATTCTTGCAGGAATAGTGATAAAGGGAGTATTCTTTGCAAGAAAAGGCCTTGGCAGAGCTTATATGCAGGGACTTATGCAGGGAATATCCAAAATACATAAAGGATCAGACAAAAAAGTCAGATTCCAACGAAAGAATCTGAAAAGTCTTGCAATCCTTCAGATTGAAATGTGGATAAATACAATAAAAAGATTTATATGA
- a CDS encoding glycosyltransferase, translated as MLGSIKKTIAYAKRNGIAAAYYAAKERLEDQKKEYNFIPASDKELSRQKEETKSVWESDIAPLFSILVPCYNTDSKFFIEMVESVVCQTYPKWELILADASTDERLKNLLLDRFKDDNRIIYIHLKSNGGISDNTNEALKAAKGDYVCLLDHDDVITPDALYYFAKEILDEMESSKPDKLSDCPIGLIYSDEDKCDTDMTRFYEPNIKPCYNLDYLLSNNYICHFTSIRADIIQKEMFRKEYDGAQDFDLILRTCLSLSMDDNDRDIRHIDKVLYHWRCHEASTAANPASKKYAYDAGKRAVYDILKAKGINANVSELMHVGFYRVEYPDGIFRARKDIGVIGGKLVDKKGTLVGGIYKEDGSIVYYGLPKGYSGGFTHIAACQQDADAVDLRCMRIRKKLRPLLKEVTGLTYHSNNEMLKQKDTFTDPEDETVLESKVGHIIIPDNWDDDKIKKESIRFCRAVRHLGYRVVWDPKMVQKKTDMKD; from the coding sequence ATGTTAGGTTCTATAAAAAAGACAATAGCATATGCAAAGAGAAACGGAATAGCTGCAGCATATTATGCTGCCAAAGAAAGACTTGAAGATCAGAAGAAGGAGTATAATTTTATACCTGCATCTGATAAGGAGCTTTCCAGACAGAAAGAAGAGACAAAGAGCGTTTGGGAATCTGATATAGCACCTCTTTTTAGTATACTTGTTCCGTGCTACAATACAGATTCTAAATTCTTTATAGAAATGGTAGAGTCTGTCGTATGTCAGACTTACCCTAAATGGGAGCTTATATTAGCAGATGCTTCTACAGATGAGAGATTGAAGAATCTGCTTTTGGATAGATTTAAAGATGATAACAGGATAATTTATATCCATCTTAAAAGTAATGGCGGGATTTCAGATAATACCAATGAAGCATTAAAGGCTGCAAAGGGAGATTATGTATGCCTTCTTGATCATGATGATGTTATAACGCCTGATGCTTTATATTATTTTGCCAAAGAAATACTTGATGAAATGGAAAGCTCTAAGCCGGATAAGCTGTCTGATTGTCCTATAGGGCTTATCTATTCTGATGAAGATAAGTGTGATACAGATATGACAAGGTTCTATGAGCCTAATATCAAGCCTTGTTATAACCTTGATTATCTTTTATCCAACAACTATATATGCCACTTTACTTCTATCAGAGCTGATATTATCCAAAAGGAAATGTTTAGAAAAGAATATGATGGTGCTCAGGACTTTGATCTTATCCTTAGAACCTGTCTTTCACTTTCAATGGATGATAATGATAGAGATATAAGGCATATAGATAAGGTACTGTATCATTGGAGATGTCACGAAGCATCAACTGCAGCCAATCCTGCAAGTAAGAAATATGCTTACGATGCAGGTAAAAGAGCTGTATATGATATTCTTAAGGCTAAAGGAATTAATGCAAACGTAAGTGAACTTATGCATGTGGGGTTCTACAGAGTTGAATATCCGGATGGAATATTCAGAGCCAGGAAGGATATCGGCGTAATCGGCGGCAAGCTTGTAGATAAAAAAGGCACATTGGTAGGCGGAATCTATAAAGAAGACGGAAGCATTGTATATTATGGTCTTCCTAAAGGCTACAGCGGCGGATTCACGCATATAGCTGCCTGCCAGCAGGATGCAGATGCAGTGGATCTTAGATGCATGCGCATAAGGAAGAAACTAAGACCGTTATTAAAAGAAGTTACAGGTCTTACTTATCATAGCAATAACGAGATGCTGAAGCAGAAAGATACATTTACTGATCCGGAGGATGAGACTGTTCTCGAATCTAAGGTAGGGCATATCATAATTCCTGATAACTGGGACGATGACAAGATCAAAAAAGAAAGTATCAGATTCTGCAGGGCAGTAAGACATCTTGGCTACAGGGTGGTATGGGATCCTAAGATGGTTCAGAAAAAGACTGATATGAAAGACTGA
- a CDS encoding phospho-sugar mutase, which translates to MSEATKQFEYWLNDPYFDDTTKQELLAIRNNESEVEDRFYKELEFGTGGLRGVIGAGTNRMNIYTVRKATQGLANYILKTAGEEGKKKGVAISYDCRRFSPEFADETARCLAANGIKAYVFDELRPTPELSFALRKLGCIAGVMVTASHNPPEYNGYKAYWEDGAQVTPPHDTGIMDAVKAITDYHEVKTMSADEAKAAGLYETIGKEMDDAYMVELKKQILHPEAIKAMADKLTIVYTPFHGTGNKPVQRILKELGFNKVYIVPEQELPDPDFTTLEYPNPEDPKAFKLALELAKEKDADIVLATDPDADRLGIYAKDTKTGEYKQFTGNMSGMLIGEYILRERTKLGLMPERPAFVTTIVTTNMAKRIADKYGLHYIEVLTGFKYIGEQIKWFEERNNEYNYVFGLEESYGCLAGTHARDKDAIVAVMMLCELAAFYKNEGKTAWDAMVDIYNEYGYYKEGQYSITMKGIEGAKEIAALMDKLRSNPPKKFGDWTVEEFRDYKTGETLDLATGAKGKTGLPTSNVLYFALDNDSWCCARPSGTEPKIKFYMGVKGTSLEDAAELEDKLTAAVKEVIGQ; encoded by the coding sequence ATGAGCGAAGCAACAAAGCAGTTCGAGTACTGGTTGAATGATCCTTATTTTGATGATACAACCAAGCAGGAACTTCTTGCTATTCGTAACAACGAAAGTGAAGTGGAAGATCGTTTCTACAAGGAACTTGAGTTCGGTACAGGTGGACTTCGAGGTGTTATCGGAGCCGGAACCAACCGCATGAATATCTATACCGTACGTAAGGCTACACAGGGCCTTGCAAACTATATCCTTAAAACAGCAGGAGAAGAGGGCAAGAAAAAGGGTGTTGCTATTTCTTATGACTGCCGTCGCTTCTCTCCTGAATTTGCAGATGAGACAGCAAGATGCCTTGCCGCTAACGGAATTAAGGCATATGTATTTGATGAACTTCGTCCTACACCTGAGCTTTCATTTGCTTTAAGAAAACTTGGATGTATCGCAGGCGTTATGGTTACAGCCAGCCACAATCCGCCGGAATACAACGGATATAAGGCATATTGGGAAGATGGTGCACAGGTTACACCTCCTCACGATACAGGAATCATGGATGCTGTTAAAGCTATCACAGATTATCATGAAGTTAAGACTATGTCGGCAGATGAAGCTAAGGCAGCAGGTCTTTACGAGACAATCGGCAAAGAGATGGATGATGCTTACATGGTAGAACTTAAGAAGCAGATCCTTCATCCTGAAGCTATCAAGGCTATGGCTGACAAGCTTACTATCGTATATACACCATTCCATGGAACAGGTAATAAGCCGGTTCAGAGAATCCTTAAGGAGCTTGGATTCAACAAGGTATATATCGTACCTGAGCAGGAGCTTCCTGATCCTGATTTTACAACTCTTGAGTATCCTAATCCGGAAGATCCTAAGGCATTCAAGCTTGCTCTTGAACTTGCAAAAGAGAAGGATGCAGACATCGTCCTTGCAACAGATCCTGATGCTGACAGACTTGGAATCTATGCTAAGGATACTAAGACAGGCGAATACAAGCAGTTCACAGGTAACATGTCTGGTATGCTCATAGGAGAGTATATCCTTCGCGAGCGTACAAAGCTTGGACTTATGCCTGAGCGTCCTGCATTTGTAACAACTATCGTTACAACCAATATGGCTAAGAGAATCGCTGACAAGTACGGCCTTCACTACATCGAAGTATTAACAGGCTTTAAGTACATCGGTGAGCAGATCAAGTGGTTTGAAGAAAGAAATAACGAGTACAACTATGTATTCGGTCTTGAAGAGTCATATGGATGTCTTGCAGGTACACATGCCCGTGATAAGGATGCTATCGTAGCAGTTATGATGCTCTGCGAACTTGCTGCATTCTACAAGAATGAAGGCAAGACAGCATGGGATGCAATGGTAGATATCTACAATGAATATGGCTATTACAAGGAAGGCCAGTATTCTATCACTATGAAGGGTATCGAGGGAGCAAAAGAGATTGCAGCTCTTATGGACAAGCTCAGAAGCAATCCTCCTAAGAAGTTTGGTGACTGGACTGTAGAAGAGTTCCGTGATTACAAGACAGGTGAGACACTTGATCTTGCTACAGGAGCTAAGGGCAAGACAGGACTTCCTACATCCAACGTTCTGTACTTTGCACTTGATAATGATTCATGGTGCTGTGCACGTCCTTCCGGAACAGAGCCTAAGATCAAGTTCTATATGGGCGTTAAGGGAACTAGCCTTGAAGATGCCGCAGAACTTGAGGATAAACTTACAGCTGCTGTTAAGGAAGTTATCGGACAGTAA